A single region of the Terriglobia bacterium genome encodes:
- a CDS encoding glycosyltransferase family 2 protein codes for MRISATIITLNEEKDLRRACESLQEVADEIIVVDSQSQDCTREVALEFTPHVFMHPFKNYSDQKNLAADKATNPWILSIDADECLSEELRQSLLRLKAGPARREVAAYRFARRANYLGGWIRHSGWYPDIKVRLYDRARARWVGDYVHESLVVDGPVESLPGELLHYTVDTLSDHVTRLDRYTTLAARHSASEGKRFSLLNCLFAPPLTFLKSYFLQGGILDGWRGLSISAFASWYVFLKQVKLREIQGNDRHLPGSNS; via the coding sequence ATGCGAATCTCCGCCACCATTATTACCCTCAATGAGGAAAAAGATCTGAGGCGCGCCTGCGAGTCGTTGCAGGAAGTCGCCGACGAGATCATCGTGGTCGACTCGCAAAGCCAGGACTGCACGCGGGAGGTCGCCCTGGAATTTACTCCCCACGTGTTCATGCACCCCTTCAAGAACTATTCCGACCAGAAGAACCTGGCCGCAGACAAAGCGACGAACCCCTGGATTCTCAGTATTGACGCCGACGAGTGTCTGAGCGAAGAGTTGAGACAATCCCTCCTGAGATTGAAAGCCGGACCGGCGAGGCGGGAGGTGGCCGCCTATCGATTTGCAAGACGGGCCAACTATCTGGGAGGATGGATCCGTCATTCGGGATGGTATCCGGATATCAAGGTCCGGTTATACGACCGGGCTCGGGCGCGGTGGGTGGGCGATTATGTTCATGAGTCGCTGGTGGTCGATGGACCTGTAGAATCCCTTCCGGGTGAGTTGCTTCATTACACGGTGGACACCCTTTCTGATCATGTAACCCGCCTCGACCGCTATACGACCCTGGCCGCCAGACACTCCGCTTCGGAAGGGAAAAGGTTCTCGCTGCTGAACTGTCTTTTTGCCCCGCCCCTGACCTTTCTCAAGAGTTATTTCCTGCAGGGGGGAATCCTCGATGGATGGCGGGGCCTCTCGATCTCCGCATTCGCAAGCTGGTACGTCTTCCTCAAACAGGTAAAACTCCGCGAAATTCAAGGGAACGACCGGCACCTCCCGGGTTCAAATTCATGA
- a CDS encoding glycosyltransferase family 4 protein, with product MKILHLDTGRTLRGGQRQVLLLMQGLRSWGASQILLSPAGAPTVMPARRAGLPVAEIPVGTFANLSTFQSVRRTILGFQPDVLHLHDARAHGFGYLANRTLKRPMVVSRRVAFPLQMNFWSRYKYFAPRQRFIAVSLFVKGLMVDSGIQPALIDVVYDCVDLTIEAGGGSQARTGLSSEQFIVGTVGALEPEKGHDVLIEAMGRLRSSLPQCRCIIAGEGSLKPRLQAMIAVHHLENTVQIVPPPDSLTGLLCGMDLFVLPSRVEGLGSIILLAMHCGIPVLASNAGGIPELVENETTGFLFEKGDVGALTRALLTLSDNPTQRHQVIEKAATRIRSQFSVEAMTEATLSIYQKALAAS from the coding sequence ATGAAGATTCTCCATCTGGATACCGGTCGGACCCTGCGTGGCGGCCAACGGCAAGTCCTTCTGTTGATGCAGGGGTTGAGGTCGTGGGGGGCTTCCCAGATTCTCCTTTCTCCAGCCGGCGCCCCCACGGTGATGCCAGCGCGGCGGGCTGGACTTCCGGTGGCCGAGATTCCGGTGGGAACTTTCGCGAACCTCTCCACATTCCAAAGTGTTCGGAGAACCATTCTAGGGTTTCAACCCGACGTCCTGCATCTTCATGACGCCCGGGCGCATGGCTTCGGCTATCTTGCCAATCGAACCTTAAAGCGCCCAATGGTGGTCTCGCGGCGTGTGGCCTTCCCTCTTCAAATGAATTTCTGGTCCCGCTATAAATACTTCGCCCCACGACAACGTTTCATCGCCGTTTCCCTTTTTGTAAAGGGCCTTATGGTGGACTCCGGGATTCAGCCGGCGCTGATCGACGTCGTTTATGACTGCGTTGATCTCACGATAGAGGCCGGAGGAGGCTCCCAGGCGCGAACGGGTCTCTCTTCCGAACAATTTATTGTCGGAACCGTTGGGGCCCTGGAACCTGAAAAGGGCCACGATGTGTTGATCGAGGCCATGGGAAGGCTTCGGTCGTCCTTGCCGCAGTGTCGTTGTATAATCGCCGGGGAGGGAAGCCTGAAGCCCCGCCTGCAGGCTATGATCGCAGTCCATCATCTCGAGAACACGGTGCAAATCGTCCCCCCGCCCGATTCATTGACCGGCCTTCTGTGCGGGATGGATTTGTTTGTTCTCCCCTCCCGAGTGGAGGGTCTGGGCTCAATTATTCTGCTGGCAATGCATTGTGGCATTCCGGTCCTCGCGAGTAACGCCGGCGGGATTCCAGAATTAGTGGAGAATGAAACGACCGGATTCTTGTTTGAAAAGGGGGATGTGGGAGCGCTTACCCGGGCGCTGCTGACGCTTTCGGACAATCCCACTCAACGACACCAGGTGATCGAAAAAGCGGCAACAAGAATAAGGAGCCAGTTCTCGGTCGAGGCCATGACTGAGGCCACCCTCAGTATTTATCAGAAGGCTCTCGCGGCATCCTGA
- the pyrE gene encoding orotate phosphoribosyltransferase, with amino-acid sequence MTEAEIITLFRQSRALLEGHFELSSGLHSDRYFQCALVLQDPPLAAQLGSALATLFVGLKPIAAVAAPAIGGILVAHEVARALRTRAIFTERVKGTMTLRRGFSLQPGDRVIVVEDVITTGLSTRETIAAVEQAGGVLIGVGALVDRSGGTAFKDSSVPHHTLVTLAVQSYAPAECPLCRNRIPVLKPGSRL; translated from the coding sequence ATGACTGAAGCAGAGATCATCACCCTGTTCCGCCAGTCCCGGGCCCTTCTGGAGGGGCATTTTGAGCTTTCTTCCGGCCTCCACAGCGATCGATATTTCCAATGTGCTTTAGTATTGCAGGACCCTCCGCTTGCCGCGCAGCTGGGGTCAGCCCTGGCAACGTTGTTTGTAGGACTCAAACCCATTGCCGCAGTTGCCGCCCCGGCAATCGGGGGTATTCTGGTGGCGCATGAGGTGGCTCGGGCGCTCCGGACTCGCGCGATTTTTACGGAGCGCGTCAAGGGCACAATGACGCTGCGAAGGGGCTTTTCGTTACAGCCTGGGGACCGCGTGATCGTCGTGGAAGATGTCATAACGACGGGTCTCTCCACGCGCGAAACCATAGCCGCCGTGGAACAAGCCGGCGGGGTCCTGATTGGTGTCGGGGCCCTGGTGGATCGGAGTGGAGGTACGGCCTTCAAGGATTCCAGCGTACCGCACCATACGCTTGTGACGCTTGCCGTGCAAAGCTATGCACCGGCCGAATGTCCCCTCTGTCGGAATCGAATTCCGGTCCTCAAGCCGGGCAGTCGACTGTAG
- the truA gene encoding tRNA pseudouridine(38-40) synthase TruA yields MQSQTEQLEPQSLPYPEIPLVQEPRTIKLVLAYDGTRFHGWQIQPQMVTIQGALQDTLQKLCQEEIHVFGSGRTDAGVHARGQVAHFKTSSKIPVPNLQHALNELLPDDIRVYDCREVDSTFHARYSARSKQYSYSILMRRINSPFRRHYVLHTAYPLNVEGMTTAARCFLGEHDFTSFCDAQDDSPSKVRTIYLSEVHEEERTQLVVFRVEANGFLHRMVRAMVGALLEVGRGRLAPEAIPLKLEARERVAAPWTAPAQGLCLDWVKY; encoded by the coding sequence GTGCAATCTCAGACCGAGCAACTGGAACCCCAATCCCTCCCTTACCCAGAAATTCCTCTCGTCCAGGAACCGAGAACCATCAAGTTGGTATTGGCCTACGACGGCACCCGATTTCATGGATGGCAGATTCAACCGCAAATGGTGACAATCCAGGGGGCGCTTCAGGACACCCTGCAGAAGCTGTGCCAGGAGGAAATTCATGTGTTTGGGTCAGGTCGTACCGATGCCGGCGTGCATGCCCGCGGGCAGGTGGCCCACTTTAAGACGTCTTCCAAGATCCCGGTCCCGAATCTCCAACATGCCCTGAACGAGCTCCTGCCGGACGACATCCGCGTGTATGACTGTCGAGAGGTGGATTCAACCTTTCACGCGCGCTATTCGGCCAGATCGAAGCAGTACTCCTATTCGATCCTGATGCGACGCATCAATTCCCCCTTCCGCCGACATTACGTGCTGCATACCGCTTACCCCCTCAATGTGGAAGGGATGACTACAGCGGCTCGTTGCTTTCTGGGGGAGCACGACTTTACATCGTTTTGCGATGCCCAGGACGACTCCCCGTCAAAAGTGAGGACCATCTACCTCTCCGAAGTGCATGAGGAGGAGCGTACCCAGCTTGTCGTTTTCCGGGTCGAGGCAAATGGATTTCTGCACCGGATGGTGCGGGCCATGGTCGGGGCCCTGCTCGAGGTGGGGCGAGGCCGCCTGGCTCCTGAGGCGATCCCTTTGAAACTGGAAGCCCGGGAACGCGTCGCAGCCCCGTGGACGGCGCCCGCACAGGGTCTGTGTCTGGATTGGGTCAAATATTGA
- a CDS encoding prepilin peptidase, translating to MINLFTFLLGSVIGSFLNVCILRWPQDQSIVKPRSHCPSCGAFIKPYDNVPILSYLILKGRCRACGTSISVMYPVVELLTGLFFLFCGLQFGYTLETLKYFILGSGLIVLIFSDIKFRLLPDQITIYGTFVGLLLSLKVWIDDDSFRSLISLNQPTQMFIQRTARALADSWAGNYLGSGSLYSVLGALCGALFGGGILFLLGELYYWIRKEEGLGMGDVKMMTMIGAFFGFKLTFVTIMLGSLLGSVVGVLGMLFLGRDMKYQLPFGTFLGTAALILALAGKPILQFLFH from the coding sequence ATGATAAATCTATTCACATTTCTCCTGGGCAGCGTCATCGGAAGTTTCCTCAATGTGTGCATCCTTCGGTGGCCGCAAGACCAGTCCATTGTCAAGCCCCGTTCTCACTGCCCCAGCTGCGGCGCATTCATCAAACCGTACGACAATGTCCCCATCCTCAGCTATCTCATCCTGAAGGGCCGTTGCCGGGCGTGCGGAACTTCCATTTCGGTGATGTACCCTGTGGTGGAGTTGCTCACCGGTCTGTTCTTCCTGTTTTGCGGCCTGCAATTCGGATACACCCTGGAAACATTGAAGTACTTCATTCTCGGAAGCGGTCTGATCGTTCTGATCTTTTCGGACATTAAGTTCCGTCTGCTTCCCGACCAGATTACTATCTATGGCACTTTCGTGGGACTGCTCCTCAGCCTGAAGGTATGGATTGACGATGACTCGTTCAGATCGCTGATCTCCCTCAATCAACCTACCCAGATGTTTATTCAAAGGACCGCTCGTGCTTTAGCGGACTCCTGGGCAGGCAATTATCTGGGCAGTGGATCTCTGTATTCTGTGCTTGGGGCACTGTGTGGCGCCCTTTTTGGTGGAGGGATCCTTTTCTTGTTGGGGGAGCTCTACTATTGGATCCGCAAAGAAGAAGGGCTTGGGATGGGGGACGTCAAGATGATGACGATGATCGGGGCCTTCTTCGGTTTCAAATTAACTTTCGTCACCATTATGTTAGGCTCTCTGCTGGGGAGCGTGGTAGGCGTCCTTGGAATGTTGTTTCTCGGGAGGGACATGAAATACCAACTCCCCTTCGGGACGTTCTTGGGAACCGCTGCATTGATCCTCGCCCTGGCAGGAAAACCAATCCTGCAATTCCTGTTTCACTAG
- a CDS encoding TolC family protein, translated as MEKRKGRVRLGRKWLVLVVILLAIPVQIGMTAAQTPFPMPGYFKNNIFGRDFVPSEKERISDLIERLTKEGKVTLAEADVIAVALQNNLDIQVQRETVPPASYDVLKTYGPFDPIFQATANSDRRLSPSSNFLQSGVFGQVIPISSLNQSFNFSYLQAFQTGTSARIDYDTSKAFISSRLASLNPSLTSALRLSFTQALLKNRGVGVNSVPIKIAKNNRDITREQFSLTVINIMNQALNFYWEVVFDREDVRVKQASLDLAIKTNEDNKRQVEIGTLAPIDVVQSETQVALRRQDLIVAQYTLQQTEDTLKRFLSPNRDPGAIIAKLEPVDRPRPAAAEEIPTVPSAIDEAIKNRPELTQARLDLQNRDLRLQFTKNQLLPQVDLSGAYQWIGLAGNSAIVDSQGNPVVGPDGKPIIVPAGFPETTRQLFSFQFPEYSFGVSLTFPIKNKSAQADFGRASYERRQSEATLRLSEQQVALQVRNAVTVLQMNKARIEAATRTRELQEKTLDAENKKYQLGASTIRFVLQEQTNLAIDQDSEIRAMVDYAKSKIALAQAEGLLFRTYGVQIEDVLEGNEVTPKKPTAGLRAVTATTGSNR; from the coding sequence ATGGAAAAGCGAAAAGGTAGAGTTCGACTGGGTAGGAAGTGGTTGGTTCTGGTCGTCATCCTCCTCGCCATCCCGGTTCAGATCGGAATGACGGCTGCGCAGACGCCCTTTCCGATGCCGGGATACTTCAAGAACAATATTTTTGGCCGGGACTTTGTTCCTTCCGAAAAAGAGCGTATTTCGGACCTGATCGAACGCCTGACCAAAGAGGGCAAGGTGACACTGGCAGAGGCCGATGTCATCGCCGTAGCGCTTCAGAACAACCTGGACATCCAGGTGCAGCGCGAGACGGTTCCTCCTGCCAGTTACGATGTCCTCAAGACCTATGGTCCGTTCGATCCGATTTTCCAAGCCACTGCAAACAGTGACCGGCGCCTTTCACCGTCCTCAAACTTCCTTCAAAGCGGGGTGTTTGGTCAGGTCATCCCGATCAGCAGCCTGAATCAATCTTTCAATTTTTCATATCTGCAGGCGTTTCAGACCGGAACCAGCGCAAGGATCGATTATGACACCTCAAAGGCCTTCATCAGCAGCCGGCTGGCCAGCTTGAACCCGTCGCTCACCTCCGCCCTGCGGCTGAGTTTTACCCAGGCCCTCCTCAAGAATCGGGGTGTGGGGGTCAACTCCGTGCCCATCAAGATCGCCAAGAACAACAGGGACATTACCCGGGAACAGTTTTCCTTGACCGTGATTAACATCATGAACCAGGCCCTGAATTTCTACTGGGAGGTGGTTTTTGACCGCGAGGATGTTCGCGTCAAACAGGCCTCTCTCGATCTCGCGATCAAGACCAATGAAGACAACAAGCGGCAGGTCGAGATCGGAACCTTGGCGCCGATCGATGTGGTGCAATCGGAGACCCAGGTGGCCCTCCGCCGGCAGGATTTGATTGTCGCCCAATATACCTTGCAGCAGACCGAGGATACGTTGAAGCGGTTTCTCTCTCCCAATCGTGACCCGGGTGCCATCATTGCCAAGCTGGAGCCCGTGGACCGGCCCAGGCCCGCTGCAGCCGAAGAGATTCCCACGGTGCCCTCCGCCATCGACGAGGCCATCAAGAACCGTCCTGAATTGACCCAGGCGCGCCTCGATCTTCAGAACCGGGACCTGAGGCTTCAATTCACGAAGAATCAATTGCTGCCCCAGGTTGACTTGAGTGGTGCTTATCAATGGATCGGCTTGGCCGGAAATTCAGCGATTGTGGACAGTCAGGGAAACCCCGTTGTAGGGCCGGACGGAAAACCTATCATCGTGCCCGCCGGCTTTCCCGAAACCACTCGGCAACTGTTCAGCTTTCAGTTTCCCGAGTATTCCTTTGGAGTGAGCCTGACGTTTCCCATCAAGAACAAATCGGCCCAGGCTGACTTTGGACGGGCTTCGTACGAGAGACGCCAATCCGAGGCGACCCTGCGACTGTCGGAGCAACAGGTCGCCCTGCAGGTCCGAAATGCCGTGACGGTCCTTCAAATGAATAAGGCCCGCATTGAAGCCGCCACGCGGACCCGTGAACTTCAGGAAAAGACCCTGGATGCCGAAAACAAGAAGTATCAGTTGGGCGCTTCCACGATCCGATTCGTGCTGCAGGAACAGACCAATCTCGCCATCGACCAGGATTCCGAAATCCGGGCGATGGTGGATTATGCGAAATCCAAGATCGCCCTGGCCCAGGCAGAAGGCCTTCTCTTTCGCACTTATGGAGTGCAGATCGAGGACGTCCTCGAGGGGAATGAGGTAACCCCCAAGAAACCCACCGCTGGTTTGAGGGCGGTCACTGCGACCACAGGGAGTAATCGCTAA
- a CDS encoding carboxypeptidase regulatory-like domain-containing protein: MRTHSHRLVAVLCFIPFAVSVTWAAQIGGVVKDKETGRGVSRVVVRATSIEQRPSTYETLTDREGAYVVKVPRGRYRVQAIPSGSNYLPSIYRQPENPSIPGVVELVAEDVFSFANIRLELGGSIEGRVTRVADGVPLDNVRVTVEGETYRGVATTGKDGRYLLRALAPDDYSVQAGVLDSRYIPSFYPRALFREQGERIAIHPGDKASGIDLKLDFGAAIQGRIISASSNEPLPDVMAVAVPVEGNQPERYAYTDESGNYSIHGLAQGKYILEAGDERSESPEGTRLHRYITEFYDHKLDRALARPLEVSGAETITGINFYLVRGSHIFGRVRSVFYNQPMLDVTVRPVAQSDGKVKIPVAVSDTEGRYAVDDLPPGSYHVTVDLPPPGQQHVATWYRDQVAEKKATVLTLKDGDTYPNVDFNLRLGGNVSGRVTVDDPEYSLDYKHLHLILSTVGNEIDGFEPRSYELSQEGRYAIVGAPIGRFHLALTSEDPNVMLNPGIDVKTLIISEGRDLRDIDFPIRVGGSISGKVILKRSHLPLDHYVILLMRFNEEFYEFHRIQGDSYTVPGLRSGKYMVVLVEEQEPMTLEKLFAGPRWYDSKIVEVKKGIETTNVDFTVEETQPITIP, encoded by the coding sequence ATGCGCACTCATTCTCATCGGCTAGTGGCGGTGTTGTGCTTTATTCCCTTCGCCGTTTCCGTCACCTGGGCGGCCCAAATCGGCGGAGTCGTGAAGGACAAGGAAACGGGGAGAGGGGTCTCCCGCGTTGTCGTTCGTGCCACCTCCATTGAGCAGAGGCCCAGTACCTATGAAACCTTGACCGACCGGGAGGGCGCTTATGTGGTCAAGGTTCCCCGGGGCCGCTATCGGGTCCAAGCCATCCCGTCTGGCTCCAATTATCTACCCAGTATTTACCGTCAGCCGGAGAATCCGTCGATTCCGGGTGTGGTGGAGCTTGTGGCGGAAGACGTTTTCAGCTTCGCCAACATAAGACTGGAACTGGGGGGCTCTATCGAGGGACGCGTGACCCGCGTGGCAGACGGTGTCCCCCTCGACAACGTGCGGGTAACCGTAGAAGGGGAGACATATCGGGGTGTCGCCACGACAGGAAAGGATGGCCGATACCTGCTCCGAGCCCTGGCCCCGGACGACTATTCAGTCCAGGCTGGGGTGCTTGATTCAAGGTACATTCCCAGCTTTTACCCGCGTGCGCTCTTTCGAGAACAAGGAGAACGCATCGCGATCCACCCGGGCGACAAGGCGTCCGGAATTGATCTCAAGCTGGACTTCGGTGCCGCCATTCAGGGCCGCATTATTTCCGCGTCGAGCAACGAGCCGCTCCCGGATGTTATGGCGGTTGCAGTCCCCGTCGAAGGGAACCAGCCGGAACGATATGCCTACACCGACGAGTCAGGAAACTATTCGATCCATGGGCTGGCGCAGGGAAAATATATCCTTGAAGCAGGAGACGAACGTTCTGAATCTCCGGAAGGAACCAGACTGCATCGGTATATCACCGAATTCTATGATCACAAATTGGATCGTGCGCTCGCCCGGCCCCTGGAGGTATCCGGGGCGGAAACCATCACGGGGATCAATTTCTACCTGGTTCGTGGAAGCCACATCTTCGGCCGCGTTCGATCCGTGTTTTACAACCAGCCCATGTTGGATGTCACCGTTCGACCTGTTGCTCAGTCCGACGGTAAAGTCAAGATTCCTGTTGCGGTCTCAGATACCGAGGGGCGATATGCGGTCGATGATCTCCCCCCCGGGAGCTATCATGTGACGGTGGACCTTCCTCCTCCGGGGCAACAGCATGTCGCCACATGGTACCGGGACCAAGTCGCAGAAAAGAAGGCGACGGTCCTGACGCTGAAGGACGGGGATACTTATCCGAACGTGGATTTCAATCTCCGGCTGGGAGGAAATGTCTCGGGGCGTGTCACGGTCGACGATCCCGAGTACTCCCTCGACTACAAACACCTCCACCTGATCCTCTCCACGGTCGGCAACGAGATCGACGGGTTTGAGCCGCGCAGCTATGAATTGAGCCAGGAGGGACGCTATGCGATTGTGGGAGCGCCGATCGGCCGCTTCCACCTGGCCTTGACCTCCGAAGATCCGAACGTCATGCTGAATCCGGGCATCGATGTGAAGACCCTGATCATTTCAGAGGGGCGAGACCTCCGCGATATAGATTTCCCGATCCGGGTGGGAGGGTCGATCAGCGGAAAGGTCATCTTGAAACGCTCTCATCTCCCGCTGGATCATTATGTGATCCTCCTCATGAGGTTCAACGAGGAGTTTTATGAATTTCACAGGATTCAAGGAGACAGCTACACCGTCCCTGGTCTGCGCAGTGGAAAATATATGGTGGTCCTCGTCGAAGAACAGGAGCCGATGACCCTGGAGAAGCTCTTTGCCGGCCCCCGTTGGTACGACTCCAAAATCGTTGAGGTCAAAAAGGGAATCGAAACAACGAATGTGGATTTCACCGTTGAGGAAACACAACCGATCACCATACCGTAG
- the mtgA gene encoding monofunctional biosynthetic peptidoglycan transglycosylase yields the protein MRLPPKRTVALAVLVVITAYLGVEYFSLPDVTFLRKTIPAETALMRQRDEEFEASHHRKAPSHFQVIVPYQAISNSMKTAVLIGEDDAFFQHEGFDYQRIKEALTVDWEQKRFARGASTVTQQLAKNLFLSTSKNPVRKLKEAVLAYRLERDLGKRRIFEIYLNVIEWGQNVYGAEAASRYYLGKSAAQLTLNEAVLLAAIIPNPLRMNPLISLKRSQLRRSIILDRMYRYHHISEEEYRAALSAPLILRTTPPQARLTPED from the coding sequence GTGAGGCTCCCCCCCAAGCGGACAGTCGCCTTGGCGGTCCTTGTCGTCATCACCGCGTATCTGGGTGTCGAATACTTCTCCCTCCCGGATGTGACCTTTCTGCGAAAGACGATTCCAGCCGAGACTGCCCTGATGAGGCAGCGGGATGAGGAGTTTGAGGCTTCGCATCACCGAAAGGCCCCCTCCCACTTCCAAGTCATTGTCCCTTATCAGGCCATCTCAAACTCCATGAAAACCGCCGTGTTGATCGGTGAGGATGATGCCTTCTTCCAGCACGAGGGGTTCGACTATCAGCGCATCAAAGAGGCCCTTACCGTGGACTGGGAGCAAAAGCGCTTCGCCCGCGGCGCCTCCACTGTCACTCAACAACTTGCCAAGAATTTGTTTCTCTCCACTTCGAAAAATCCGGTTCGAAAACTCAAGGAAGCTGTCCTGGCATATCGACTGGAAAGGGACCTCGGGAAACGAAGAATCTTTGAGATCTACTTGAACGTGATTGAGTGGGGCCAGAATGTATACGGGGCGGAGGCAGCTTCCCGTTACTATCTTGGAAAATCAGCGGCGCAGCTGACTCTGAACGAGGCCGTCCTGCTTGCCGCCATCATCCCCAATCCGCTGCGCATGAATCCTCTCATCAGCTTGAAGCGGAGCCAGCTCCGTCGAAGCATTATTCTGGACCGCATGTATCGGTACCATCACATCAGTGAAGAGGAGTATCGAGCGGCCCTCTCGGCCCCACTGATCCTCAGAACAACTCCACCCCAGGCACGGCTTACCCCGGAAGATTAA
- a CDS encoding oligopeptide transporter, OPT family yields the protein MGVIPQEIEPFKRLPDNAYSELGPGEVYTPYVAPETQTFEVTLRSLGIGLIMAVIFTLSAAYLGMKVGQVFEAAIPIAVLAVGLKHVFPRRSTISENVIIQSIGSTSAVVVSGAIFTLPALFILKLQPSLWSMILACFLGSCLGILFLIPLRRYFCVEMHGKLPYPEATATTEILVTGESGGEQAKILLYSMGLGGLYEFIATTCNVWQEHVDFLFTRAGQVLADKARMVIKLDAIPSILGLGYVIGLRNSLILIAGSFLSVLILVPTIYFVGQHLPVAVAPAKALIGSMSAEDIFRQYVQRRIAVGCIAFAGIVAIIKSLKIIVGSFALGFKAINAKRKGGEVRQKRTDWDLSMVLVFVAIIGVGILTAVYLRSFLGWWGAVLTGTAIVLLMSFMFTTVAANAIAIVARNPISGMTMLTIIISSFIFLRLGISGNFGMTVVIMIGCMVCTALAVAGGFVTDLKIGYWLGTTPRNQEIWKFVGVAISSIAVVYTIHFMSGVFAFSPDDVVAGKPLIDAPQANIMKAIASSMMANEPITWLLYGIGAVIVLICEMLSIPSMIFALGMYLPLELNAPALVGGFISHWVIRSSQNKEVSRRRWERGTLIASGFIAGGALLGVVGVVVRNFHLERFISAGVPYLRTFNPATQSYEWGPSTPSPWFANYGQIISLILFAALCVYMYWDSHRAAPEEKGIKEL from the coding sequence ATGGGAGTTATCCCGCAAGAAATCGAGCCTTTTAAGAGGCTTCCTGATAACGCTTATTCCGAGCTTGGTCCAGGTGAAGTTTACACCCCCTATGTTGCACCCGAAACTCAGACCTTTGAGGTCACGCTCCGTTCCCTTGGGATCGGCCTGATCATGGCCGTGATTTTCACGCTGTCGGCGGCGTACCTGGGAATGAAGGTGGGCCAGGTCTTTGAGGCGGCCATTCCTATCGCCGTCCTTGCCGTGGGGCTGAAACACGTTTTTCCCCGCAGGTCGACCATCTCGGAAAATGTCATCATTCAATCGATCGGAAGCACTTCGGCGGTGGTGGTATCGGGGGCCATCTTCACCTTGCCGGCCCTTTTCATCCTCAAGCTTCAGCCCTCCCTGTGGTCCATGATCCTTGCCTGCTTTCTCGGTTCCTGCCTCGGGATTCTTTTCCTGATTCCCTTGAGAAGATACTTTTGCGTCGAGATGCACGGCAAACTGCCTTATCCCGAAGCGACAGCAACGACGGAAATCCTGGTGACCGGAGAGAGCGGAGGAGAGCAGGCGAAAATCCTCTTGTATTCCATGGGGCTGGGAGGCCTCTATGAGTTCATCGCCACCACATGCAATGTCTGGCAGGAGCACGTGGATTTCCTCTTCACTCGCGCCGGCCAAGTGCTGGCTGACAAAGCCCGCATGGTGATCAAGCTGGATGCGATTCCTTCAATTCTGGGTCTGGGCTATGTCATTGGGCTGCGCAATTCGCTGATCCTGATTGCAGGGAGTTTCTTGTCCGTCCTCATCCTGGTTCCCACAATATATTTTGTCGGACAGCATCTACCCGTCGCGGTAGCTCCGGCGAAGGCGTTGATCGGCAGCATGAGCGCCGAGGATATCTTCCGCCAGTACGTGCAGCGACGGATCGCCGTCGGATGCATCGCCTTTGCGGGAATCGTGGCGATCATCAAGTCCCTGAAGATCATCGTCGGCTCCTTCGCCCTCGGCTTTAAGGCAATTAATGCAAAAAGGAAGGGGGGCGAGGTTCGGCAAAAACGCACCGATTGGGACCTCTCCATGGTCCTGGTGTTCGTGGCCATTATCGGCGTGGGCATCCTGACGGCGGTGTATTTGAGATCGTTCCTGGGATGGTGGGGTGCGGTCCTGACCGGTACAGCCATTGTCTTACTGATGTCCTTCATGTTTACGACGGTGGCGGCAAACGCCATCGCCATCGTGGCCCGGAACCCGATTTCCGGCATGACGATGTTGACGATCATCATCTCCAGCTTTATTTTCCTGCGGCTCGGCATCTCGGGGAATTTCGGAATGACCGTGGTCATCATGATCGGATGCATGGTGTGCACGGCCCTGGCGGTGGCCGGCGGGTTTGTCACGGACCTGAAGATCGGCTACTGGCTGGGGACGACACCGCGCAACCAGGAGATCTGGAAGTTCGTCGGGGTCGCCATCTCTTCCATCGCCGTGGTGTACACGATCCATTTCATGAGTGGGGTGTTTGCATTCAGCCCGGACGATGTGGTGGCCGGAAAGCCGCTGATTGACGCTCCCCAGGCCAACATCATGAAAGCCATTGCGTCCTCCATGATGGCGAACGAACCAATCACGTGGTTGTTATACGGCATCGGGGCCGTGATCGTGCTGATCTGCGAGATGCTCTCGATCCCGTCAATGATCTTTGCGCTGGGCATGTATCTCCCGCTGGAACTGAACGCCCCCGCCCTGGTGGGCGGCTTCATTTCCCATTGGGTCATCCGGTCTTCCCAAAACAAAGAAGTGAGTCGACGTCGCTGGGAAAGAGGGACCCTCATTGCATCAGGGTTTATCGCGGGTGGGGCCCTGCTGGGAGTCGTCGGCGTGGTGGTCCGCAATTTTCATTTGGAGAGATTCATTAGCGCGGGAGTGCCTTATCTAAGAACCTTCAATCCCGCCACCCAGAGTTACGAGTGGGGACCTTCGACCCCCTCCCCCTGGTTTGCCAATTACGGACAGATCATTAGCCTCATCCTCTTCGCCGCCCTGTGCGTTTACATGTACTGGGACTCCCACCGCGCTGCCCCGGAGGAGAAGGGGATCAAAGAGTTGTGA